The genome window TCAGGGTTCAACGGGAAAGCGTATTCATATAACCCCTCAACTCAACTACCGATACCTGTCCCGGGGCCTTTTGTGTCCCCACGGCGGAAAAGGTAAACAGGGAGCCGATCATGGGGAAGAAAACCCTTGAAGCAAGCCCCCTCTTACCCATGCATATCGTGACTATTCCCCTCTTTTCATAATCCAGGAGCAGTCTCGTCATCGTCTGGATGTCTCTCACGTCACGTGCAAAGACGGCAATCTTTACTACGTCTGCCCCCCTCTCATAAACTCCATCAACAAAAACGGTCAGTTCATTATAGGAAGGCGTGCCTTGAAAATCATGGAACGACCCTACAAGCACCTTCCCCTTGTCCTTTATAATACCCCTTGCCTCATCAAATATCGGTTCCCGTGCCTCAACATCGACGAGGTCGGCATGGTCTGCTATCAGTCTGATGATGCTAATCCTCCGGTCATCATCTATAAACCTCTCCCCTCCCTCCTTGTGAGACCTGATTGTGGCAATAACGGGCTTCCCCACCCCCTCAGCCC of bacterium BMS3Abin08 contains these proteins:
- the aroD gene encoding 3-dehydroquinate dehydratase, coding for MEKFQRPAIAASVTDMELELLGPEVVDAIDLIELRVDHFKDLRDDYILSVFKRAEGVGKPVIATIRSHKEGGERFIDDDRRISIIRLIADHADLVDVEAREPIFDEARGIIKDKGKVLVGSFHDFQGTPSYNELTVFVDGVYERGADVVKIAVFARDVRDIQTMTRLLLDYEKRGIVTICMGKRGLASRVFFPMIGSLFTFSAVGTQKAPGQVSVVELRGYMNTLSR